Proteins encoded in a region of the Brevefilum fermentans genome:
- the fusA gene encoding elongation factor G — translation MTAQEFPLERYRNIGIIAHIDAGKTTTTERILFYTGRTYRLGNIDEGTTVTDWMEQERERGITIMSAAVTTFWKDHKINIIDTPGHIDFTAEVQRSLRVLDGGIVVFDAVQGVEPQSETVWRQANRYAVPRICFANKMDRVGASYSRTLESIKAQLGANPLAMQVPIGAEESFCGVVDLLTERAIYFEGELGSKPREEEIPAELLTIAEEQRAILVEQIAELDDEVMMKYLEGETLTLAELKMALRKGVLQNKVTPVFCGSSLRNKGVQPLLDAVVDYLPSPLDVPDVTGIHAKTGDMITCPPDDAAPMTALVFKIVTDNYVGRLAYVRVYSGKMKKNDTYLNATQGKKERVARLLRMYADHREDMDELKAGDIGAILGLKQSFTGDTLCDPSKQVLLEAISFPHPVISVAIEPKTAADQDRMGIALQKLAEEDPTFSIRQDAETGQMIISGMGELHLEILVDRMLREFKVQANVGNPRVAYNETITRSVPEVEYRFIKQTGGHGQFAHVVLRLDPLESGAGVVFEDRVSGGAIPREFIPAVEKGILEAAESGVLAGYPMTDLKVTLLDGSFHEVDSSELAFRMAGIFAFRQGVNQGKPILLEPIMKVEVVVPEAHTGDVLGHINLRHGNVLGMDLRQGNAQAIHAEVPLAEMFGYATELRSATRGRGVFTMEFERYAPVSEAVMKKVVGL, via the coding sequence ATGACCGCGCAAGAGTTTCCGCTTGAACGTTATCGCAATATTGGGATTATTGCGCATATCGACGCGGGTAAAACCACAACGACTGAGCGGATTCTTTTCTATACCGGGCGCACTTATCGCCTGGGCAATATCGATGAAGGCACTACGGTCACCGATTGGATGGAGCAGGAACGTGAACGCGGCATCACAATCATGTCTGCGGCGGTGACCACATTCTGGAAAGACCACAAGATTAATATTATCGACACGCCGGGTCATATTGACTTTACGGCTGAAGTCCAACGCTCATTACGCGTTTTGGATGGCGGTATCGTCGTCTTTGATGCGGTTCAGGGTGTTGAACCGCAGAGCGAGACCGTCTGGCGACAGGCCAATCGCTACGCTGTACCCCGCATTTGTTTTGCCAACAAGATGGATCGGGTCGGCGCGTCTTATTCTCGTACCCTCGAATCCATCAAAGCGCAACTGGGCGCTAACCCCCTCGCCATGCAAGTGCCCATCGGCGCTGAGGAATCCTTTTGTGGTGTGGTCGACTTGTTGACGGAACGGGCTATTTACTTCGAAGGTGAACTGGGCAGCAAGCCGCGTGAGGAAGAAATTCCTGCAGAACTGCTGACCATCGCTGAGGAGCAACGTGCGATTTTGGTGGAGCAAATTGCTGAATTGGATGACGAGGTGATGATGAAATACCTCGAAGGCGAGACGCTCACCCTGGCGGAATTGAAAATGGCGCTGCGCAAAGGTGTGCTGCAAAACAAGGTCACACCGGTGTTTTGCGGTTCGTCATTGCGCAACAAGGGTGTGCAACCCCTGCTGGATGCCGTTGTCGATTACCTACCATCCCCCCTGGATGTTCCTGATGTGACCGGAATCCACGCAAAAACAGGCGATATGATCACCTGTCCACCCGATGATGCCGCTCCCATGACGGCTCTGGTGTTTAAAATCGTCACGGACAATTACGTCGGACGATTGGCTTATGTCCGCGTTTATTCGGGCAAGATGAAAAAGAATGACACTTATTTGAACGCAACCCAGGGTAAAAAGGAACGTGTGGCACGCTTGTTGCGCATGTATGCTGATCACCGTGAGGATATGGATGAACTAAAAGCAGGTGATATCGGCGCGATTTTGGGTTTAAAACAAAGCTTCACGGGTGATACGCTGTGCGATCCTTCAAAACAGGTTCTCCTTGAAGCGATTTCTTTTCCACACCCGGTGATTTCTGTGGCGATTGAACCCAAGACGGCAGCAGATCAAGATCGGATGGGCATTGCGCTTCAGAAGTTAGCCGAAGAAGACCCCACTTTTAGTATCCGGCAGGATGCGGAAACCGGGCAGATGATTATTTCTGGGATGGGCGAGCTCCATCTTGAAATTCTGGTCGATCGTATGCTGCGGGAGTTTAAGGTCCAGGCCAATGTTGGCAACCCGCGGGTGGCTTATAACGAGACCATTACGCGGTCGGTACCTGAAGTTGAATATCGGTTTATCAAACAAACGGGTGGGCACGGTCAGTTTGCCCATGTTGTGCTGCGGCTCGATCCACTCGAAAGCGGGGCGGGCGTTGTGTTTGAGGATCGAGTTAGTGGAGGTGCGATCCCCAGGGAATTCATCCCGGCAGTTGAAAAAGGCATTCTCGAAGCCGCAGAAAGCGGCGTCCTTGCAGGTTACCCGATGACGGACTTAAAGGTCACTTTGCTCGATGGCTCTTTTCACGAGGTTGATTCAAGCGAACTCGCTTTTCGCATGGCGGGAATTTTCGCTTTTCGGCAGGGTGTGAACCAGGGCAAGCCCATTTTGCTTGAACCGATCATGAAGGTTGAGGTTGTCGTGCCTGAAGCGCATACTGGTGATGTGCTGGGTCACATCAATTTAAGGCATGGCAATGTTCTCGGCATGGATTTACGCCAGGGGAATGCTCAGGCGATTCATGCTGAGGTGCCACTGGCAGAAATGTTTGGATATGCCACCGAGTTACGCTCTGCAACCCGGGGGCGCGGCGTGTTCACCATGGAATTTGAACGCTATGCGCCGGTTTCAGAGGCGGTGATGAAAAAAGTTGTTGGATTATAA
- the rpsJ gene encoding 30S ribosomal protein S10, producing the protein MAKQKIRIRLKAYDHRVIDQSAKRIVDTAERSGAQVVGPVPLPTKIERFTVTRSPFVDKDSQEHFEIRTHNRLIDVLDPDSKTIDMLMRLNLPAGVDIEIKI; encoded by the coding sequence ATGGCTAAACAAAAGATTCGAATACGCCTGAAGGCATATGATCATCGAGTAATCGATCAATCTGCAAAACGAATCGTAGACACCGCGGAGCGCAGTGGAGCGCAGGTCGTGGGACCGGTACCTTTACCGACCAAGATCGAACGTTTCACCGTGACCCGCTCGCCTTTTGTCGATAAGGATTCTCAGGAGCATTTTGAGATTCGCACGCACAATCGCTTGATTGATGTGTTGGACCCCGATTCAAAAACGATTGACATGCTGATGCGCCTGAATTTACCGGCCGGCGTCGATATTGAAATCAAAATTTAG
- the rplC gene encoding 50S ribosomal protein L3, translated as MFKGLIGRKVGMTQIFDDNGIAQPVTVIEAGPCYVTQIKTKDKDGYSSVQLGFEEVKPKRLTRGQLGHLERNTLPPLRILREFRTKSPNVAEGDRLGVDVFEAGERVDVVGTSKGRGFAGVVKRHGFGGGLKTHGQSDRHRAPGSMGAGSTPGRIFKGKKNPGRMGNERVTSSNVRVVLVDPERNLIAVDGSVPGPKGGMVLIKTARKH; from the coding sequence ATGTTTAAAGGGCTAATTGGACGCAAAGTCGGAATGACCCAGATTTTCGACGACAACGGGATTGCACAACCCGTAACTGTTATCGAAGCTGGGCCTTGTTATGTAACCCAGATCAAAACCAAGGATAAGGACGGTTATTCCTCTGTCCAACTCGGTTTTGAAGAGGTTAAACCCAAGCGATTAACACGGGGACAGTTAGGGCACCTCGAGCGTAACACCTTACCACCATTGCGGATATTACGAGAATTTAGAACAAAATCACCCAACGTCGCCGAGGGCGACCGGTTGGGTGTTGATGTTTTTGAAGCCGGAGAGCGAGTTGATGTCGTTGGAACCAGCAAAGGACGTGGATTTGCGGGTGTAGTCAAGCGCCACGGCTTTGGCGGTGGGCTGAAAACCCACGGTCAATCGGACCGTCATCGGGCACCCGGGTCGATGGGTGCCGGCAGTACGCCAGGACGTATCTTTAAAGGTAAGAAGAATCCCGGGCGCATGGGCAATGAACGGGTGACCTCATCGAATGTGCGCGTGGTGTTGGTTGACCCAGAACGCAACCTGATCGCAGTTGATGGTTCTGTGCCTGGCCCGAAGGGCGGAATGGTTCTGATCAAGACTGCCCGGAAACATTAG
- the rplD gene encoding 50S ribosomal protein L4 — translation MEVDVVNMKGKKVGTAELPPAIFEAPIKVDLMHQAYVRQMANKRLGTHATKGRSEVAGGGKKPWRQKGTGRARQGSTNAAQWVGGGGIFTPKPRSYEKAMPKKMRRAALRSALSVKASESEIILVDELKLEEIKTKTMAEALRAIAGDEMVLLLIPSNDPEYLDVKRASANLTNVKLLMANYLNIRDLLGSKQVVVPLAALDVITGYLG, via the coding sequence ATGGAAGTTGATGTTGTCAACATGAAGGGAAAGAAAGTCGGCACAGCAGAGTTGCCGCCGGCGATTTTTGAAGCCCCAATTAAAGTTGATCTCATGCATCAGGCATATGTCAGGCAAATGGCCAACAAACGCCTGGGCACGCATGCGACTAAGGGTCGTAGCGAGGTCGCGGGTGGCGGAAAGAAGCCCTGGCGCCAGAAAGGTACCGGACGTGCTCGGCAGGGTTCGACCAATGCGGCACAATGGGTAGGCGGCGGGGGAATCTTCACGCCCAAACCGCGCTCCTATGAGAAGGCGATGCCAAAGAAGATGCGCAGGGCTGCTCTGCGGTCTGCCTTGTCCGTCAAAGCCTCCGAGAGTGAGATCATCCTGGTGGATGAGTTGAAGCTTGAGGAAATAAAAACTAAAACTATGGCGGAAGCGCTGCGCGCCATCGCTGGCGATGAGATGGTTTTGCTGCTGATCCCGTCAAACGATCCGGAGTACCTGGATGTTAAACGCGCAAGCGCAAACCTGACGAATGTCAAACTGCTGATGGCTAATTATCTGAACATCCGTGACCTGCTGGGATCGAAACAGGTTGTGGTCCCGCTGGCCGCGCTGGATGTTATCACAGGTTATCTCGGATAG
- the rplW gene encoding 50S ribosomal protein L23, with product MKKTVFEIIRRPIVTEKSNYLSSYHNQYVFEVDKRATKTAIREAIETIFDVKVDRVNTMLVPAKQSRNLRNRQMRTRSSAYKKAIVTLAEGERIPIFEGVE from the coding sequence ATGAAGAAAACTGTATTTGAAATCATTCGCCGACCGATTGTCACTGAGAAATCGAACTATCTGTCTTCATATCACAACCAGTACGTGTTTGAAGTTGACAAACGTGCGACTAAAACTGCGATTCGGGAAGCGATTGAAACGATTTTCGATGTGAAAGTGGATCGTGTCAACACAATGTTGGTACCCGCTAAACAATCACGTAATTTGCGCAATCGTCAAATGCGGACCCGCTCCAGCGCTTATAAAAAAGCGATTGTGACCCTGGCAGAAGGCGAGCGCATCCCGATTTTTGAAGGGGTTGAGTAA
- the rplB gene encoding 50S ribosomal protein L2, with amino-acid sequence MAVKIYKPTSPGTRHKTGYTFEEITKTKPERSLIVPLKKHSGRNMYGRVTVRHRGGGHKRFIRLVDFKRDKLDIPAKVAAIEYDPNRSARLALLHYVDGEKRYIIAPVGLKVGDTIVSSEVTDIRPGNSMPLSSIPTGTTIHNIELQPGKGGQMVRSAGASAQLLAKEGRYAQVRLPSGEVRLVLQNCRATIGQVGNIEHGNIKLGKAGRRRLMGWRPAVRGSAMSPRDHPHGGGEGRSPIGMPGPKTPWGQPTLGKKTRKNKRTNKYIVRHRSKAKRRRK; translated from the coding sequence ATGGCAGTAAAAATTTATAAACCGACATCACCTGGTACCCGACATAAGACGGGCTACACCTTTGAAGAGATTACTAAGACCAAGCCGGAACGCTCGTTAATTGTTCCATTGAAAAAACACTCGGGGCGCAACATGTACGGCCGCGTCACGGTTCGTCATCGCGGTGGTGGGCACAAGCGCTTCATCCGTTTGGTGGATTTTAAACGGGACAAGCTTGATATTCCAGCCAAGGTGGCAGCGATCGAATACGATCCTAACCGTTCGGCGCGATTAGCCTTGCTGCACTACGTTGATGGCGAAAAACGCTATATTATTGCGCCGGTTGGCTTGAAGGTGGGTGACACGATTGTTTCCAGTGAAGTGACGGATATCCGCCCTGGGAACAGTATGCCCCTCTCGAGCATCCCCACGGGCACAACCATTCATAATATTGAGTTGCAACCCGGCAAGGGCGGCCAGATGGTTCGCTCGGCGGGGGCATCAGCACAATTGCTGGCTAAGGAAGGCCGTTATGCGCAGGTGCGCCTCCCCTCGGGTGAGGTCAGGCTGGTGCTGCAAAATTGCCGGGCGACGATTGGGCAGGTTGGCAATATCGAGCACGGGAATATCAAGCTGGGTAAGGCCGGGCGAAGGCGCCTGATGGGTTGGCGTCCCGCTGTACGGGGTTCTGCCATGTCCCCGCGTGACCATCCTCATGGAGGTGGTGAAGGCCGTTCGCCGATTGGTATGCCCGGGCCAAAGACCCCCTGGGGTCAACCCACCCTGGGCAAGAAAACCCGAAAAAATAAACGTACCAATAAATATATTGTTCGCCATCGCTCCAAAGCGAAGCGGCGTCGTAAGTAA
- the rpsS gene encoding 30S ribosomal protein S19 encodes MSRSLKKGPFVDPKLLKRIEDMNEKGEKKVLRTWSRASTIFPQMVGHTIAVHDGRRHVPIYITENMVGHRLGEFALTRFYRGHVVASKSDRRGGKRR; translated from the coding sequence ATGTCGCGATCGCTGAAAAAAGGGCCGTTTGTAGACCCGAAATTGTTGAAAAGAATTGAAGACATGAACGAAAAAGGCGAGAAAAAGGTCCTTCGGACCTGGAGTCGTGCCAGCACGATTTTCCCCCAAATGGTGGGGCATACCATCGCTGTTCATGACGGACGCCGCCATGTGCCGATTTACATCACAGAAAATATGGTCGGTCATCGTCTGGGTGAATTTGCGCTGACGCGATTCTACCGGGGCCATGTTGTCGCCAGTAAATCTGATCGTCGCGGCGGTAAGAGAAGGTAA
- the rplV gene encoding 50S ribosomal protein L22 has product MPTDIRAKLSNLNTSAQKARLVIDLVRGQPVLEALDILTFTPKKAAVPVQKLLWSAIANAEENFGVSRNDLYIYQIYADEAPTRKWRRFGARGRFKPILRRRSHITVVLREVE; this is encoded by the coding sequence ATGCCTACAGATATTCGAGCGAAATTGAGCAATCTAAACACATCGGCTCAAAAGGCGCGGCTTGTGATTGATCTCGTACGCGGACAACCTGTGTTGGAAGCATTGGACATCTTAACCTTTACGCCCAAAAAGGCTGCAGTGCCCGTTCAGAAATTACTCTGGTCGGCGATTGCCAATGCAGAAGAAAATTTTGGCGTATCACGCAATGATCTTTATATTTATCAGATCTATGCGGATGAAGCGCCGACGCGCAAATGGCGTCGGTTTGGCGCCCGCGGTCGGTTTAAACCGATATTGCGGCGGCGCTCGCATATCACGGTTGTTCTGAGAGAGGTTGAGTGA
- the rpsC gene encoding 30S ribosomal protein S3, protein MGRKIHPIGFRLKINKPWLARWFADGKEYQDQLHEDLAIRKTIRESNDRASVSAIEIERFPGKIKLFIHTAKPGILIGRRGENVNKLRSNLEELTGKKIDLEVKEIKSPNLDARLVAENIADQLVKRISYRRAMQRAIQQGMQAGAEGVKVMVSGRLGGAEMSRSVWLREGRVPLQTLRADIDYAQTEALTTYGQLGIKVWIYKGEIMPEAEEETETTEGVYVSE, encoded by the coding sequence ATGGGTCGTAAAATACATCCGATTGGATTTCGGCTGAAAATAAACAAGCCTTGGTTAGCCCGCTGGTTTGCAGATGGTAAGGAGTACCAGGATCAATTGCATGAGGATCTTGCGATTCGGAAGACAATTCGAGAGAGCAATGACCGCGCCAGTGTTTCTGCGATTGAAATCGAACGCTTCCCCGGAAAGATCAAGCTCTTTATTCACACCGCTAAACCGGGGATTCTGATCGGTCGCAGAGGTGAAAATGTTAATAAACTTCGCTCCAATTTGGAAGAACTGACGGGCAAGAAGATTGACCTGGAAGTCAAAGAGATCAAATCTCCCAACCTGGATGCCCGCCTGGTAGCAGAAAATATTGCCGATCAGCTGGTAAAACGGATCAGCTATCGCAGAGCCATGCAACGGGCGATTCAGCAGGGTATGCAAGCTGGCGCTGAAGGCGTGAAGGTGATGGTATCCGGTCGATTAGGAGGCGCAGAAATGTCTCGTAGCGTCTGGTTGCGTGAGGGGCGTGTACCTTTGCAGACATTACGTGCTGATATTGATTATGCCCAGACGGAAGCGTTGACAACCTATGGTCAGTTGGGAATCAAGGTTTGGATTTATAAAGGTGAAATTATGCCCGAAGCGGAAGAAGAGACTGAAACCACTGAAGGCGTTTATGTCAGCGAGTAA
- the rplP gene encoding 50S ribosomal protein L16, whose amino-acid sequence MLMPKRVKYRKQMRGRMKGKAYRGSDVSFGDFGLQALEPGYISARQIEAARRAIVHAMKRRGKVWIRIFPDKPYTKRAAETRMGKGKAPVDHWVAVVKPGRIMFEIGGTDPSTAQRALTRAKYKLAVRAKIVSRDVPGEA is encoded by the coding sequence ATGTTAATGCCAAAACGAGTTAAGTACCGCAAACAAATGCGCGGCCGAATGAAGGGCAAGGCATATCGCGGCTCTGATGTGTCCTTCGGAGATTTTGGACTGCAAGCTTTGGAACCGGGTTATATCAGTGCTCGGCAGATTGAAGCTGCCCGTCGGGCGATCGTGCATGCGATGAAGCGGCGTGGCAAGGTTTGGATCCGAATTTTTCCTGACAAACCCTACACCAAGCGTGCTGCTGAGACGCGGATGGGCAAGGGAAAAGCCCCTGTCGACCATTGGGTGGCTGTCGTGAAACCCGGCCGGATCATGTTTGAAATTGGTGGAACGGATCCCAGCACAGCTCAGCGAGCCCTGACCCGGGCGAAATATAAGCTGGCAGTGAGGGCTAAAATCGTCTCACGTGACGTGCCAGGAGAGGCGTAA
- the rpmC gene encoding 50S ribosomal protein L29: MKAAEIRKMKIPQIEEALMDARHELLNLRFQTITGQLTDTSRIRFVRRDIARMETILREKQLAEMAEESEA; this comes from the coding sequence ATGAAAGCAGCAGAAATTCGAAAAATGAAGATCCCTCAAATTGAGGAAGCGTTGATGGATGCCCGTCACGAATTACTGAATCTCAGGTTTCAAACGATTACCGGCCAGTTGACCGACACCAGTCGAATTCGGTTCGTTCGCCGGGATATTGCCCGGATGGAAACCATCTTAAGAGAAAAACAGTTGGCTGAGATGGCCGAGGAGAGTGAAGCATGA
- the rpsQ gene encoding 30S ribosomal protein S17 gives MNKRRRLTGTVISDKMQKTAVVEVVRVYRHPLYHKVVRTAKSYKAHDELGANLGDRVRIVESKPISRTKRWVVEKILQVEERSEDDTVEELGV, from the coding sequence ATGAACAAGCGACGTCGATTGACCGGGACTGTGATCAGTGACAAGATGCAAAAGACCGCTGTTGTTGAGGTCGTACGCGTTTATCGGCACCCCCTGTATCACAAAGTTGTTCGCACTGCAAAATCCTATAAGGCGCATGACGAGTTAGGCGCCAACCTTGGCGACCGTGTCAGAATTGTGGAAAGCAAACCGATTTCCCGCACCAAACGCTGGGTTGTCGAGAAGATTTTGCAGGTTGAGGAACGTTCTGAAGACGATACTGTGGAAGAATTGGGAGTTTGA
- the rplN gene encoding 50S ribosomal protein L14: MIQKETRLKVADNTGAKEILVIHIIGGSRQRYGYVGDIVIGTIKSAAPHSTVKKSEIVKAVIVRASKEWRRSDGSSIRFDDNAVVILDADGVNPRGTRIFGPVSRELREKGFMKIVSLAPEVL; the protein is encoded by the coding sequence ATGATTCAAAAGGAAACGCGATTAAAAGTTGCCGATAACACTGGTGCGAAGGAGATTTTGGTGATTCATATCATCGGTGGTTCGCGCCAGCGTTACGGGTATGTCGGAGATATTGTTATTGGAACAATTAAATCCGCTGCACCGCATTCAACGGTTAAAAAAAGCGAAATTGTCAAGGCTGTGATTGTTCGTGCATCGAAGGAATGGCGGCGGAGCGATGGCTCCAGCATTCGTTTCGACGATAATGCCGTGGTCATCCTCGATGCTGACGGTGTTAACCCGCGCGGAACTCGTATCTTTGGCCCGGTATCACGTGAGCTTCGAGAAAAAGGATTTATGAAAATTGTCTCGCTGGCACCGGAAGTGCTTTAG
- the rplX gene encoding 50S ribosomal protein L24: protein MKVKIRKGDRVIVISGKDKGKTGEVIRVIPEKGRVVVHGVNLRIKHQAQTQSRGRTIPAAKVEFEAPIHISNVMLVDPKDGKGTRVRIQRKDGKVIRISARTGTPIDK from the coding sequence ATGAAAGTAAAGATACGAAAAGGCGACCGCGTGATCGTAATCAGCGGCAAAGATAAAGGGAAGACCGGTGAGGTGATCCGGGTGATCCCGGAAAAAGGGCGTGTGGTTGTCCACGGTGTTAACCTGCGGATCAAGCATCAAGCGCAAACCCAATCACGGGGTAGGACCATCCCTGCTGCCAAAGTTGAGTTTGAAGCACCGATCCATATTTCCAATGTGATGCTGGTTGATCCTAAGGACGGTAAGGGCACCCGTGTTCGCATTCAGCGAAAAGATGGAAAAGTGATCCGTATTTCAGCCCGCACCGGTACACCGATTGATAAATAA
- the rplE gene encoding 50S ribosomal protein L5, with product MNRLKEIYKEEIAPALQEELSIGNIMEVPTIKKIVINVGVGDALDNPKALDEVVRDLTTISGQQPVVTKAKKSIANFKLREGRTIGAKVTLRGDRMWAFLDRLVNIALPRVRDFRGISADAFDGRGNYTLGLDEQLIFPEINYDDVGILRGMEVSIVTTAETDDQARALLTKIGMPFRKG from the coding sequence ATGAATAGACTAAAAGAAATATATAAGGAAGAAATCGCTCCAGCACTGCAAGAGGAGTTGTCCATCGGTAATATCATGGAAGTCCCCACGATTAAAAAAATCGTGATCAATGTTGGCGTTGGCGATGCCCTGGATAACCCCAAAGCCCTGGACGAAGTTGTGCGGGATCTGACGACCATTTCAGGTCAACAACCGGTTGTCACCAAGGCGAAGAAATCAATTGCGAACTTCAAGTTGCGTGAAGGTCGAACAATCGGCGCAAAGGTGACCCTGCGTGGTGACCGAATGTGGGCTTTTTTGGATCGCCTGGTCAATATCGCTCTTCCCCGAGTACGTGACTTTCGTGGGATCTCTGCTGACGCTTTTGATGGGCGTGGGAACTACACCCTGGGGCTCGACGAACAACTGATCTTCCCCGAGATCAACTATGACGACGTAGGGATATTGCGTGGCATGGAAGTCAGTATTGTGACCACGGCAGAGACTGATGATCAGGCTCGAGCGTTATTAACCAAAATAGGGATGCCGTTCAGGAAAGGATAG
- a CDS encoding type Z 30S ribosomal protein S14, producing MAKKCMMYRETRRKYSNQVVNRCRRCGRPRGYIRKFGLCRICFRELALQGKIPGVTKSSW from the coding sequence ATGGCTAAAAAATGTATGATGTATCGCGAGACGCGGCGAAAATATTCTAACCAGGTCGTGAACCGTTGCAGGCGCTGTGGACGACCCAGAGGTTATATTCGTAAGTTTGGTTTATGCCGTATTTGTTTTCGGGAATTAGCCCTGCAGGGAAAAATTCCTGGTGTGACCAAATCATCGTGGTAG
- the rpsH gene encoding 30S ribosomal protein S8, giving the protein MSFSDPIADMLTRIRNVAINNGTMVSMPSSKIKVEIAQILLEEGFIEGFQVVEGNKPHQKVLRIQLKYIDERRNRRPLISGLERVSRPGRRVYTRSTDIPWVLSGIGIAILSTPKGVMTDRRARKMGVGGEVLCKVW; this is encoded by the coding sequence ATGAGTTTTTCAGATCCAATTGCAGATATGCTGACCCGGATCCGTAATGTTGCAATCAACAACGGGACAATGGTGAGTATGCCCAGTTCAAAGATCAAGGTGGAAATCGCCCAGATTTTATTGGAAGAGGGCTTTATTGAAGGTTTCCAGGTGGTTGAAGGAAACAAGCCTCACCAGAAAGTGTTGAGGATCCAGTTGAAATATATCGACGAACGACGCAATCGACGCCCGTTGATTTCCGGTCTTGAGCGCGTCAGCCGACCTGGACGTCGTGTTTACACCCGGTCGACGGATATCCCCTGGGTGCTTTCGGGGATCGGTATCGCGATTTTATCCACACCGAAGGGTGTGATGACAGACCGCCGGGCGCGCAAAATGGGCGTTGGCGGCGAGGTTTTGTGTAAAGTATGGTAG
- the rplF gene encoding 50S ribosomal protein L6 has protein sequence MSRIGRLPIEVPAGVEVKIDGSYVKVKGPKGELEWTFSPDIVIKKEDGIIVVERPSDQPTHRSLHGTSRAVLNNMVVGVSQGFERILLIEGVGYRAEMDGDNLVLNVGYSHSVVVKPPEGISFEVDTRARQIKVSGYDKQVVGQVAANIRRVRPTEPYKGKGIRYQDERVRRKAGKAGKTS, from the coding sequence GTGTCTCGAATAGGACGATTACCAATTGAGGTTCCGGCAGGCGTTGAAGTTAAAATTGATGGCTCTTATGTGAAAGTCAAAGGCCCGAAGGGCGAACTGGAATGGACTTTTTCGCCGGACATTGTGATTAAAAAAGAAGATGGGATCATTGTTGTCGAACGTCCCAGTGATCAACCCACCCACCGCTCTTTGCACGGTACCAGCCGTGCAGTGCTCAACAACATGGTGGTTGGGGTCAGCCAGGGCTTTGAGCGCATTCTTCTGATCGAAGGTGTCGGCTATCGGGCTGAAATGGATGGTGATAACCTGGTTTTGAATGTGGGTTATTCTCATTCTGTGGTTGTGAAGCCACCTGAGGGCATCAGCTTCGAGGTGGATACCCGGGCGCGTCAGATTAAAGTTTCCGGCTATGACAAGCAAGTTGTCGGCCAGGTTGCTGCGAATATCCGCAGAGTGCGACCCACCGAGCCCTATAAAGGCAAAGGTATTCGCTATCAGGATGAACGAGTTCGCCGTAAAGCCGGTAAGGCTGGTAAGACCTCATAA
- the rplR gene encoding 50S ribosomal protein L18 — protein sequence MARKTRNEARLRRHFRVRKKIFGSPERPRMNVFRSSKEIYVQVIDDFRGHTLASASSIDQELRPEMIGLTNIEQAKKVGQAIAARAQKIGIKQVVFDRGGYQYIGRVKALAEAAREGGLEF from the coding sequence ATGGCAAGAAAAACACGAAATGAAGCTCGATTACGCCGTCACTTTCGCGTACGGAAGAAAATTTTCGGCAGCCCTGAGCGACCGAGAATGAATGTGTTTCGCAGCTCGAAAGAGATCTATGTGCAGGTGATTGACGATTTTCGCGGTCACACCCTGGCCAGTGCATCGAGCATCGACCAGGAGTTGCGCCCAGAAATGATCGGTCTGACAAACATCGAGCAGGCGAAAAAAGTAGGTCAGGCGATTGCTGCTCGCGCGCAGAAAATTGGCATTAAGCAGGTTGTTTTTGATCGTGGTGGATATCAATACATCGGCCGTGTGAAGGCTTTGGCCGAAGCTGCCCGCGAAGGCGGCCTGGAGTTCTAA